The following proteins are co-located in the Dehalococcoidia bacterium genome:
- a CDS encoding phage Gp37/Gp68 family protein encodes MTQQTSIEWTELSWNPTTGCTKISPGCQYCYAETMSRRLKAMGLKDYRNGFSLTLHPDRLSEPLRRRKPSMYFVNSMSDLFHKDVPDSFITAVVATISQAYWHTFQILTKRAERMAAYFANRRVPPNLWLGVTVENYEHGMPRIEDLRRINAAVRFISMEPLLEDLGYLDLTDINWVIVGGESGVKARPMRPEWVLRIKAQCDEQGSIFFFKQWGLWGPDGIKRSKKANGRLLQGHTWNGMPQAKRSMAPV; translated from the coding sequence ATGACACAACAAACAAGTATTGAATGGACAGAACTGAGTTGGAATCCTACAACAGGATGCACCAAAATATCTCCCGGGTGCCAGTACTGTTATGCGGAAACCATGTCCCGTCGTTTGAAGGCAATGGGCCTGAAAGATTACAGGAACGGTTTTTCTCTTACACTTCATCCAGATAGACTGAGCGAACCACTCCGCCGTCGAAAACCAAGCATGTATTTTGTAAATTCGATGAGCGATCTCTTTCACAAGGATGTTCCTGATAGCTTCATCACTGCTGTCGTAGCAACTATATCCCAGGCCTACTGGCATACCTTTCAGATTCTCACTAAAAGAGCCGAAAGAATGGCGGCCTACTTTGCTAATCGCAGAGTTCCTCCGAATCTGTGGCTGGGCGTAACCGTCGAGAATTATGAACACGGAATGCCTCGAATCGAAGACTTACGCCGGATAAATGCAGCGGTTCGCTTCATCTCTATGGAGCCTCTCCTTGAGGATTTAGGATATCTTGATTTGACGGACATCAACTGGGTAATTGTTGGTGGGGAATCTGGGGTCAAAGCACGTCCAATGAGACCTGAATGGGTATTGCGCATAAAAGCACAATGTGATGAGCAAGGTTCCATCTTCTTTTTCAAGCAGTGGGGTCTTTGGGGGCCAGATGGCATAAAACGATCAAAAAAAGCAAATGGCAGACTGCTGCAAGGCCATACTTGGAATGGTATGCCCCAAGCCAAACGGTCTATGGCGCCGGTATAA
- a CDS encoding AbrB/MazE/SpoVT family DNA-binding domain-containing protein, which produces MGTGTRTRIVKIGNSRGIRIPKLLLDQAELGDEIEIEVQGDQLVIRSVRGPRQGWDERFAEMASHGDDRLLDSETASLSTWDKDEWEW; this is translated from the coding sequence ATGGGCACTGGCACCAGAACACGTATTGTAAAGATCGGCAATTCGCGGGGGATTCGAATTCCCAAACTGCTTCTCGATCAGGCTGAACTCGGCGACGAGATAGAGATCGAGGTGCAAGGGGATCAGTTAGTGATTCGTTCCGTTCGGGGACCGCGCCAGGGATGGGATGAACGGTTCGCCGAAATGGCCAGCCACGGTGATGACCGATTGCTCGATTCTGAAACTGCGAGCCTCAGCACATGGGACAAAGACGAATGGGAATGGTAG
- a CDS encoding type II toxin-antitoxin system PemK/MazF family toxin, with protein sequence MGMVVKRFDVYLVNLDPIIGTEIQKTRPCVVVSPDEMNRHIATVIVAPMTTKGRRYPTRIPCTFEGKEGQIVLDQIRTVDKSRLAKRLGRLVKPDQEAVLAVLAEMFAK encoded by the coding sequence ATGGGAATGGTAGTCAAGCGTTTTGACGTCTATCTGGTGAACCTGGACCCCATCATCGGGACAGAGATTCAAAAGACTCGTCCCTGCGTTGTTGTATCCCCTGATGAGATGAATCGACATATCGCTACGGTGATCGTTGCGCCTATGACAACCAAAGGTCGCCGGTATCCCACCCGTATCCCCTGCACATTTGAGGGCAAAGAGGGTCAAATTGTGCTGGACCAAATCCGCACCGTTGACAAATCCCGTCTGGCCAAGAGGCTGGGACGTCTGGTCAAGCCAGATCAGGAGGCCGTACTTGCCGTGCTCGCCGAGATGTTTGCCAAATAG
- a CDS encoding adenosine-specific kinase, with product MELKLIAIEKPEDLNFILGQTHFIKSVEDIHEALVQAVPGIKFGLAFCEASGPTLVRTSGTDPQLVNMAGKNALAIGAGHSFIIMLGAGYFPLNVLNSIKMVPEVCRIFCATANPTQVVIAQSEQGRGILGVIDGFSAKSIETPADVTHRKEFLRKIGYKL from the coding sequence ATGGAACTGAAGCTGATCGCAATCGAAAAGCCGGAAGACCTCAATTTCATCCTGGGGCAAACGCACTTTATCAAGAGCGTGGAAGATATCCATGAGGCGCTGGTGCAAGCCGTGCCGGGGATCAAGTTCGGGCTGGCATTCTGCGAAGCCAGCGGCCCCACGCTGGTGAGGACTTCGGGAACAGACCCTCAACTGGTGAACATGGCCGGGAAGAACGCTCTGGCTATCGGGGCGGGCCATTCCTTCATCATCATGCTCGGGGCCGGGTACTTCCCCCTTAATGTGCTCAATTCCATCAAAATGGTGCCGGAGGTCTGCCGCATCTTCTGCGCCACGGCCAATCCCACCCAGGTAGTAATCGCCCAGAGCGAGCAGGGGCGGGGAATCCTGGGCGTCATCGATGGGTTCAGCGCCAAAAGCATTGAAACCCCGGCCGACGTGACGCACCGCAAGGAGTTCTTGCGAAAGATCGGCTATAAGCTCTAA